In candidate division Zixibacteria bacterium HGW-Zixibacteria-1, the following are encoded in one genomic region:
- the rpsT gene encoding 30S ribosomal protein S20, whose translation MRLKGKKLPHHKSCKKRIKTSALARERNRALRSNMKKSVKAIRSCQTRAEAEKMISDVVCVIDKAAHKNIIHKKKAARDKSRLMAMVTRLTS comes from the coding sequence ATAAGGTTGAAAGGGAAAAAATTGCCGCATCATAAGTCCTGTAAGAAACGGATTAAAACATCGGCCCTGGCCAGGGAGCGCAATCGTGCCCTCCGTTCCAATATGAAGAAATCGGTTAAGGCGATTCGCAGCTGCCAGACTCGCGCCGAAGCGGAAAAAATGATTTCTGATGTCGTCTGCGTTATCGATAAGGCCGCTCATAAAAATATTATTCATAAGAAAAAAGCCGCCCGCGATAAATCCAGACTGATGGCCATGGTCACCCGGCTTACCAGCTAA
- the mviN gene encoding murein biosynthesis integral membrane protein MurJ, producing MDNNTGKSIASTAGTVSAATAVSRILGLVREQVVAFFFGAGMATDAFVAAFRIPNLLRDLFAEGALSSAFVPVFKEKIVKNGQAEAFRLANLTISALLLIVGAVVAIGIIATPAIVYASAKGFTADPAKFALTVNLTRIMFIYLLMVSISAVLMGILNSVGRFGIPALSPALFNIGMILAPLLLNEYFDVPIYTLALGVIVGGIGQLVFQIPSLLRIGFRFKFMLDFADSGIRRIIRLISPMVLGLSASRLNILISTLLASLLMEGAMSYLNYAYRLMHFPLGVFGVALGTVTLPKVSDDAARNDTAQLVRTFKEAIGLTMFLVIPSAAYLAGFSDDLVRLIYQRGAFGPEATAHTARALYFYAFGLVGFAGVRVAAPVFYALDDARRPMFYSIISVAANIVLNFAFIPLWGFAGLAAANSVAGLMNLFLLVFNMKKKITGINYLYFMIPTIKIILGSVAAVIIMKAINIDYFISSGNLIGKILNVGLQITGMSVIYIVLMLLLRVDEVKRLLAVLHLKK from the coding sequence ATGGATAATAATACCGGTAAATCAATTGCCTCCACGGCCGGAACCGTTTCGGCGGCCACGGCGGTTTCCCGAATTCTGGGGCTGGTCAGGGAACAGGTCGTCGCCTTTTTCTTCGGGGCCGGTATGGCCACCGATGCCTTTGTGGCCGCTTTCCGCATACCCAATTTGCTTCGCGACCTGTTTGCGGAGGGGGCGCTTTCTTCGGCTTTTGTTCCGGTTTTTAAGGAGAAGATAGTCAAGAACGGCCAGGCGGAAGCGTTTCGGTTGGCCAATCTGACCATTTCGGCCCTGCTTCTGATTGTCGGCGCAGTTGTAGCCATTGGTATAATTGCAACTCCTGCAATAGTATACGCTTCAGCGAAGGGGTTCACGGCAGATCCAGCCAAGTTTGCTCTGACCGTCAACCTGACAAGGATAATGTTCATTTATCTCCTGATGGTATCCATCTCGGCGGTCCTGATGGGTATTCTTAATTCTGTCGGCCGTTTCGGGATACCGGCCCTGTCGCCCGCTCTTTTTAATATCGGCATGATTTTGGCCCCGCTGTTGTTAAATGAGTATTTCGACGTCCCCATTTATACGCTGGCGCTGGGCGTGATAGTTGGCGGAATCGGGCAACTGGTTTTTCAGATCCCGTCACTGCTTAGAATAGGCTTTCGCTTCAAATTTATGCTCGATTTTGCCGACTCCGGAATCCGAAGGATAATCCGTCTGATTTCCCCGATGGTTCTGGGATTGTCGGCTTCAAGGCTGAATATTCTGATCAGTACACTGCTGGCCTCGCTTTTGATGGAGGGGGCGATGTCCTATTTGAACTATGCCTATCGGCTGATGCATTTTCCCCTGGGAGTTTTTGGTGTGGCGCTCGGAACGGTCACACTGCCGAAGGTCTCCGATGATGCGGCGCGCAATGATACGGCGCAGCTTGTCAGGACTTTCAAGGAAGCAATCGGGCTGACCATGTTTCTGGTGATTCCTTCGGCGGCCTATCTGGCGGGGTTCAGCGATGATCTGGTTCGGCTCATTTATCAGCGGGGGGCATTCGGACCGGAAGCCACCGCTCATACCGCCAGGGCGCTATATTTTTACGCTTTCGGACTGGTCGGTTTTGCGGGGGTTCGGGTGGCGGCCCCGGTATTCTATGCCCTCGATGACGCCAGACGGCCGATGTTCTATTCGATAATTTCCGTGGCGGCCAACATAGTCTTGAATTTTGCTTTTATACCATTGTGGGGATTTGCCGGGCTGGCGGCGGCCAATTCGGTGGCCGGTTTGATGAATCTTTTCCTGCTGGTATTCAATATGAAAAAGAAGATTACCGGAATCAACTATTTATATTTTATGATTCCGACCATAAAAATTATCTTGGGTTCTGTCGCCGCAGTGATTATAATGAAGGCGATAAATATTGACTATTTTATATCATCTGGAAATCTCATCGGGAAAATTTTGAATGTCGGACTGCAGATAACCGGCATGAGCGTGATCTATATCGTTCTCATGTTGCTGCTG